A window of the Bacillus sp. A301a_S52 genome harbors these coding sequences:
- a CDS encoding ferritin-like domain-containing protein, giving the protein MDAKMKELIAGLNEDLANEYAAVIMYTYNAAVVSGLYRQVLKPFFEGEVKDETGHALYLSEKIKTLGGQPTTTPANVKQLTDVKDMLEEAHKAEKETIERYEQRKEQAEALGLTELVVKLDDFIADETLHKEEMERLLDDPRL; this is encoded by the coding sequence ATGGATGCAAAAATGAAAGAGCTCATTGCCGGCCTAAACGAAGACCTTGCTAATGAATATGCCGCAGTTATTATGTACACTTACAACGCCGCTGTTGTGTCTGGCCTTTATCGCCAGGTTTTAAAGCCTTTTTTTGAAGGGGAAGTAAAAGACGAAACGGGGCACGCTCTCTATCTTTCTGAAAAGATTAAGACGTTGGGAGGACAGCCTACAACAACGCCAGCTAATGTAAAACAGCTGACTGATGTAAAAGATATGTTAGAAGAAGCCCATAAAGCCGAGAAAGAAACGATTGAGCGTTATGAACAACGGAAGGAACAAGCTGAAGCTCTCGGTTTAACAGAGCTCGTTGTCAAGTTAGACGATTTCATTGCAGACGAAACCCTGCATAAAGAAGAAATGGAACGGTTGCTTGACGATCCACGACTCTAA
- a CDS encoding sodium:glutamate symporter — protein MALSPEVVGFSFIILGILLLIGKWLRVFTPFFQRFFIPSSMIAGLLGLLLGPEVMGLTGVHFFDNGGVFPEAMIEVWSTLPDLLINVIFASLFLGMTLPSVKKMWKISGPQITFAHVISWGQYVVGMTLALVLLTPLFGMNPAAGALLEISFVGGHGTAAGLAETFEGVGFEEGRDLAIGLATIGVLSGVFIGMILINWGARRGKTKVLNKPSDISEERKRGLITKENQDDEPAGKKTTHSEFIETLTVHLGYIGVSIAIGYVLLEGLILIEEALWIDNIEIVTHLPLFPLAMIGAVIVQLLLDKYVSYNVVDRGVVNRIQGLALDLLIASAIATLSLSVIGEYIWPFVLMTLFAIGWNLFSFLVIAPRIMPDYWFERGIGDLGQAMGMSAAGLLLIKLADPDTKSPAKEGFSYKQLLLDIFVGGGLVTAASVPLIVAVGPVPTLIVAAVIMTGWLILGLFYFGRKQTDPK, from the coding sequence ATGGCACTATCACCAGAAGTTGTAGGCTTTAGTTTTATTATTCTTGGGATCTTGTTGCTTATAGGAAAATGGCTTAGAGTTTTTACACCTTTTTTTCAAAGGTTTTTTATTCCTAGTTCGATGATCGCTGGATTACTTGGGTTGCTGCTCGGCCCAGAAGTAATGGGGTTAACTGGTGTGCATTTCTTTGATAACGGAGGGGTGTTCCCAGAAGCCATGATAGAGGTGTGGAGTACGCTGCCTGACTTACTTATTAATGTTATTTTTGCTTCATTATTTTTGGGAATGACCTTACCGTCAGTGAAGAAAATGTGGAAAATATCAGGTCCCCAAATTACGTTTGCTCACGTAATTTCGTGGGGGCAATATGTGGTAGGTATGACCTTGGCTTTAGTGCTTTTAACGCCATTGTTTGGCATGAACCCTGCAGCTGGAGCCCTGCTTGAAATCAGTTTTGTGGGTGGACATGGGACAGCTGCGGGGTTGGCAGAGACCTTTGAAGGTGTTGGCTTTGAAGAGGGGCGAGATCTAGCTATTGGTTTAGCAACAATAGGGGTATTAAGCGGTGTTTTTATTGGGATGATTCTCATTAATTGGGGAGCTCGGCGTGGTAAAACAAAGGTTTTAAATAAACCCTCAGATATATCTGAGGAACGGAAACGCGGATTGATCACTAAAGAAAATCAAGATGATGAACCAGCAGGGAAAAAAACAACCCACTCAGAATTTATCGAAACACTCACCGTCCATTTAGGCTATATTGGAGTATCAATAGCCATTGGCTATGTGTTGCTTGAAGGACTAATCCTGATAGAGGAAGCATTATGGATTGATAATATTGAGATAGTGACCCATCTCCCTCTTTTTCCGTTAGCAATGATTGGGGCTGTGATCGTCCAATTGCTGTTAGATAAATATGTGTCGTATAACGTCGTAGATAGGGGAGTAGTTAATCGGATACAAGGGTTGGCACTTGATTTACTAATCGCTTCTGCTATTGCGACTCTATCATTGAGTGTCATTGGGGAGTATATCTGGCCTTTCGTACTAATGACGCTATTTGCCATTGGATGGAATTTATTTTCCTTTTTAGTCATTGCTCCTCGGATTATGCCAGATTATTGGTTTGAACGAGGAATCGGCGATTTAGGACAAGCCATGGGTATGTCAGCAGCAGGTCTATTACTTATCAAATTAGCTGATCCTGACACAAAATCTCCTGCAAAGGAAGGTTTTAGTTATAAGCAGCTGCTTCTTGATATTTTTGTCGGAGGTGGGCTAGTAACAGCCGCATCTGTCCCACTTATTGTCGCCGTTGGGCCTGTTCCAACTCTTATCGTAGCAGCTGTTATCATGACGGGGTGGTTAATACTAGGATTGTTTTACTTCGGGAGGAAGCAAACTGATCCTAAATGA
- a CDS encoding metal-dependent hydrolase: protein MRYYTHITTSLATIILVGDVLPVTIPLDSTIALSGLVIGSVLPDIDESRSWLGRRIPIISTVINSLFGHRGLTHSGLILILLVAGLFHFPHVFLQAMFTGAILHIVADFFSVGGIPLIYPFSKKRSQIGIYKTGTWSEGLLFLIGLAVIFSALLM from the coding sequence ATGAGATACTATACACATATCACCACATCCCTAGCAACTATCATTCTCGTGGGTGACGTTTTACCGGTCACCATCCCCCTTGATTCTACAATAGCATTATCTGGGTTGGTTATCGGCTCGGTTTTACCCGATATCGACGAAAGTCGTTCATGGCTCGGACGACGAATTCCTATCATTTCAACCGTGATAAATAGTTTATTCGGACACCGCGGTCTCACTCACTCCGGTCTGATTTTAATTTTGTTAGTTGCCGGTCTTTTTCACTTCCCTCATGTCTTTTTACAAGCAATGTTTACAGGAGCAATTTTGCATATTGTTGCCGATTTCTTTTCGGTTGGTGGTATTCCGCTAATCTATCCTTTTTCCAAGAAACGTTCACAAATAGGCATTTATAAAACAGGTACGTGGAGTGAAGGACTTCTCTTTCTTATTGGGTTGGCTGTTATTTTTTCTGCCCTACTAATGTAA
- a CDS encoding FMN-dependent NADH-azoreductase produces MANVLFIKANSRPADQAISVKLYNSFVESYKLAHPEDTITELDLFKENLPYYDTDKINGMFKLAQGMELTDAEKEATDLVTSYLNQFLEADKVVFAFPLWNFTVPAVLHTYMDYLAQAGKTFKYTEQGPVGLLTDKKVALLNARGGVYSEGPAAANEMAVNFISGMLQFWGVSNIETVIVEGHNQFPDKAESIVEEGIQKAAELAKQF; encoded by the coding sequence ATGGCAAACGTATTATTTATCAAAGCGAACTCTCGACCAGCTGATCAAGCAATCAGTGTTAAACTTTACAATTCTTTTGTAGAAAGCTACAAACTAGCTCACCCTGAGGATACAATAACAGAACTAGACTTATTCAAAGAAAATCTCCCATACTATGATACTGATAAAATTAATGGTATGTTCAAACTAGCTCAAGGCATGGAATTAACAGATGCTGAGAAAGAAGCTACTGACCTCGTAACAAGCTATTTAAACCAGTTCCTTGAAGCTGATAAAGTGGTATTCGCTTTTCCACTTTGGAACTTCACCGTTCCAGCCGTGCTTCATACTTATATGGACTACTTGGCACAAGCAGGTAAAACATTTAAATACACTGAGCAAGGACCTGTTGGGTTACTAACTGACAAGAAAGTTGCCTTGCTAAATGCTCGCGGTGGCGTTTACTCTGAAGGCCCTGCTGCTGCCAATGAAATGGCTGTCAACTTCATTTCAGGTATGCTTCAATTCTGGGGTGTTTCCAATATCGAAACAGTGATTGTAGAAGGACATAACCAATTCCCTGATAAAGCTGAAAGCATCGTAGAAGAAGGCATACAAAAGGCTGCTGAACTAGCAAAACAGTTCTAG